The sequence GTTGCCCCCACCATCAAGGTCATGGACGGCGGGGGCAAAACCTGGTATCTGGTTCGTGTATCTGAGTTTACGGACCAGAAAAGTGCCCAGACCTACGGTAACCGATTAAAAGCCGATCACATCATTGACGAATTTTTTGTGACCAAAAATTGAGCCTTATACTCGATCATCAAGTTATAAATTAATTACCTTGTCGGCTAACTGCATGGCTGTAACAATATCCAGCATATTGGTGGTCTGGCCAATGGCTTTTTTTTCCATCAGATCCAGGTGGGTCAGGCAGGTTCCGCATACAAGAATGGTGACGCCTGATGCTTCAAGGTCGTGCAGTTCATCAAGCACTGCAGAATCAACCGTGGCAAGGGTGACGCCATGGTTGACAAAAACCAGGCGCCATAGATCCTTGCCCATTTCCTTAAGGGTTTTGATGAAATTGATCATCAGCTTTGCGCCTAATTCATCATCCCCAACACCAAATTTGTTAGAGGCGATCATCACCATGATTTTTGCCGGGC comes from uncultured Desulfobacter sp. and encodes:
- the yedF gene encoding sulfurtransferase-like selenium metabolism protein YedF, translated to MVKELDCRKMDCPAPVLETKKSLESDALSKIRVLVDNDAAVENVSRFLTYAGFEVGVESDGIMSVVEGTRDQAAAVKLASGPARRSGSGTESSTEDSPAKIMVMIASNKFGVGDDELGAKLMINFIKTLKEMGKDLWRLVFVNHGVTLATVDSAVLDELHDLEASGVTILVCGTCLTHLDLMEKKAIGQTTNMLDIVTAMQLADKVINL